The following coding sequences lie in one Pseudomonas monsensis genomic window:
- the pnp gene encoding polyribonucleotide nucleotidyltransferase, whose protein sequence is MNPVIKKFQFGQSTVTLETGRIARQASGAVLVTVDDDVSVLVTVVGAKQADPGKGFFPLSVHYQEKTYAAGKIPGGFFKREGRPSEKETLTSRLIDRPIRPLFPEGFMNEVQVVCTVVSTSKKTDPDIAAMIGTSAALAISGIPFDGPIGAARVAFHESTGYLLNPTYEQQAASSLDMVVAGTSDAVLMVESEAKELTEDQMLGAVLFAHDEFQVVINAVKELAAEAAKPTWTWAPAPEATELLGAIRAEFGDAISQAYTITVKADRYARLGELKDQVVAKLSGEEGQPSAADVKAAFGEIEYRTVRENIVNGKPRIDGRDTKTVRPLNIEVGVLPKTHGSALFTRGETQALVVATLGTARDAQLLDTLEGEKKDPFMLHYNFPPFSVGECGRMGGAGRREIGHGRLARRSVSAMLPAADVFPYTIRVVSEITESNGSSSMASVCGASLALMDAGVPMKAPVAGIAMGLVKEGEKFAVLTDILGDEDHLGDMDFKVAGTAKGVTALQMDIKIKGITEEIMEIALGQALEARLNILGQMNQIIGQSRTELSANAPTMIAMKIDTDKIRDVIGKGGATIRAICEETKASIDIEDDGSIKIFGETKEAAEAARQRVLGITAEAEIGKIYVGKVERIVDFGAFVNILPGKDGLVHISMLSDARVEKVTDILKEGQEVEVLVLDVDNRGRIKLSIKDVAAAKASGV, encoded by the coding sequence GTGAACCCGGTAATCAAAAAATTCCAGTTCGGTCAGTCGACCGTTACCCTCGAGACTGGCCGCATCGCCCGTCAGGCCTCCGGCGCAGTATTGGTCACCGTTGACGACGACGTCAGCGTATTGGTGACCGTCGTCGGTGCCAAGCAAGCCGATCCGGGCAAGGGCTTCTTCCCTCTGTCCGTTCACTACCAGGAAAAGACTTACGCTGCCGGTAAGATCCCTGGCGGTTTCTTCAAGCGCGAAGGCCGTCCTTCCGAGAAAGAAACCCTGACTTCCCGACTGATCGACCGTCCGATCCGTCCGCTGTTCCCGGAAGGGTTCATGAACGAAGTGCAGGTTGTCTGCACCGTCGTTTCCACCAGCAAAAAGACCGATCCGGACATCGCTGCGATGATCGGTACTTCGGCTGCCCTGGCTATTTCGGGCATCCCGTTTGACGGCCCGATCGGCGCCGCTCGCGTCGCTTTCCACGAAAGCACCGGCTACCTGCTGAACCCGACTTACGAACAACAAGCCGCTTCGAGCCTGGACATGGTCGTTGCCGGTACCTCCGACGCCGTACTGATGGTTGAATCGGAAGCCAAAGAGCTGACCGAAGACCAGATGCTGGGCGCGGTACTGTTCGCTCACGACGAGTTCCAGGTGGTGATCAACGCCGTCAAGGAACTGGCCGCTGAAGCTGCCAAGCCAACCTGGACCTGGGCTCCGGCGCCAGAAGCCACCGAACTGCTGGGCGCTATCCGTGCCGAGTTCGGCGATGCGATCTCCCAGGCTTACACCATCACCGTCAAGGCTGACCGCTACGCACGTCTGGGCGAGCTGAAGGATCAGGTTGTTGCCAAGCTGTCCGGTGAAGAAGGCCAGCCTTCGGCTGCCGACGTCAAAGCCGCTTTCGGCGAAATCGAATACCGCACCGTTCGCGAAAACATCGTTAACGGCAAGCCACGTATCGACGGTCGCGACACCAAGACCGTACGTCCGCTGAACATCGAAGTCGGCGTTCTGCCGAAGACTCACGGTTCGGCGCTGTTCACCCGTGGTGAAACCCAGGCTCTGGTAGTCGCGACCCTGGGCACCGCCCGTGACGCACAGCTGCTGGACACCCTGGAAGGCGAGAAAAAAGACCCGTTCATGCTGCACTACAACTTCCCTCCGTTCTCGGTGGGCGAGTGTGGTCGCATGGGTGGCGCTGGTCGTCGTGAAATCGGTCACGGCCGTCTGGCCCGTCGTTCGGTTTCGGCCATGCTGCCAGCCGCTGACGTGTTCCCGTACACCATTCGTGTCGTGTCGGAAATCACCGAATCCAACGGTTCGAGCTCGATGGCTTCCGTTTGCGGCGCTTCCCTGGCCCTGATGGACGCTGGTGTGCCGATGAAGGCGCCGGTTGCCGGTATCGCCATGGGTCTGGTTAAAGAGGGCGAGAAGTTCGCCGTCCTGACCGACATCCTCGGTGACGAAGACCACCTGGGCGACATGGACTTCAAGGTAGCCGGTACCGCCAAAGGCGTCACCGCGCTGCAGATGGACATCAAGATCAAGGGCATCACCGAAGAGATCATGGAAATCGCTCTGGGCCAAGCCCTGGAAGCGCGCCTGAACATCCTCGGCCAGATGAACCAGATCATTGGCCAGTCGCGTACCGAACTGTCGGCCAACGCTCCGACCATGATCGCGATGAAAATCGACACCGACAAGATCCGTGACGTTATCGGTAAAGGTGGCGCGACCATCCGTGCGATCTGCGAAGAAACCAAGGCTTCGATCGACATCGAAGACGACGGTTCGATCAAGATCTTCGGCGAAACCAAGGAAGCCGCTGAAGCTGCTCGTCAGCGCGTTCTGGGCATCACCGCTGAAGCCGAGATCGGCAAGATCTATGTGGGTAAAGTTGAGCGCATCGTCGACTTCGGCGCATTCGTCAACATCCTGCCAGGCAAGGACGGTCTGGTGCACATCTCCATGCTGAGCGACGCTCGCGTAGAGAAAGTGACCGACATCCTGAAAGAAGGCCAGGAAGTGGAAGTGCTGGTACTGGACGTGGACAACCGCGGCCGTATCAAGCTGTCCATCAAAGACGTGGCAGCGGCCAAGGCATCGGGCGTGTAA
- the truB gene encoding tRNA pseudouridine(55) synthase TruB has product MAQVKRIRRNVSGIILLDKPLGFTSNAALQKVRWLLNAEKAGHTGSLDPLATGVLPLCFGEATKFSQYLLDSDKGYETLAQLGKTTTTADAEGEVLQERPVTVGRADVEAVLPKFRGQISQIPPMYSALKRDGQPLYKLARAGEVVEREPRSVTIARLELLAFEGDTARLAVDCSKGTYIRTLVEDIGEQLGCGAYVAELRRTQAGPFTLAQTVTLEELEAVHAEGGNEAVDRFLMPSDSGLQDWPLLHFSEASAFYWLNGQPVRAPDAPKFGMVRVQDHNGRFIGIGEVSEDGRIAPRRLIRSE; this is encoded by the coding sequence GTGGCTCAGGTCAAACGTATCCGTCGTAACGTCAGCGGTATCATCCTGCTCGACAAGCCGTTGGGGTTCACCTCCAACGCCGCGTTGCAGAAGGTTCGCTGGCTGCTCAACGCCGAGAAGGCCGGTCACACCGGCAGCCTCGACCCGCTGGCCACTGGCGTGTTGCCGCTGTGTTTCGGTGAGGCCACCAAGTTCTCGCAGTACCTGCTCGATTCCGACAAGGGTTATGAAACCCTGGCGCAACTGGGCAAGACCACCACCACGGCAGACGCCGAGGGTGAGGTTTTGCAGGAGCGTCCGGTGACCGTTGGTCGCGCCGACGTCGAAGCGGTCCTGCCGAAATTTCGCGGTCAAATCAGTCAGATACCGCCGATGTACTCGGCACTCAAGCGTGATGGCCAGCCGCTGTACAAGCTGGCCCGTGCAGGCGAAGTAGTGGAGCGCGAACCGCGTTCTGTTACTATTGCGCGCTTGGAATTACTGGCCTTCGAAGGCGATACTGCGCGTCTTGCAGTGGATTGCAGCAAAGGCACCTATATTCGTACCCTGGTGGAGGATATCGGTGAGCAACTCGGTTGTGGTGCGTACGTCGCAGAATTGCGCCGTACCCAGGCCGGGCCTTTCACTTTGGCGCAAACCGTTACCCTCGAAGAGCTCGAAGCGGTACATGCCGAAGGCGGCAACGAAGCGGTCGATCGCTTCCTGATGCCATCGGACAGCGGCCTGCAGGATTGGCCGTTGCTGCACTTTTCGGAAGCGAGCGCGTTCTACTGGCTCAACGGCCAGCCGGTACGTGCCCCGGATGCTCCGAAGTTCGGCATGGTGCGGGTACAGGATCACAATGGTCGCTTCATCGGTATCGGTGAAGTGAGCGAAGACGGGCGCATCGCGCCACGTCGTTTGATTCGGTCAGAATGA
- the rpsO gene encoding 30S ribosomal protein S15, producing the protein MALDVQEKAQIVADYQQAVGDTGSPEVQVALLTANINKLQGHFKANGKDHHSRRGLIRMVNQRRKLLDYLKGKDVSRYSALIARLGLRR; encoded by the coding sequence ATGGCTCTCGACGTTCAAGAAAAAGCTCAAATCGTTGCTGACTACCAGCAAGCTGTTGGTGACACTGGTTCGCCAGAAGTGCAAGTTGCACTGCTGACCGCCAACATCAACAAACTGCAAGGTCACTTCAAGGCCAACGGTAAAGATCACCACTCCCGTCGTGGTCTGATCCGCATGGTAAACCAGCGTCGCAAGCTGCTGGACTACCTGAAAGGCAAGGACGTGAGCCGTTACAGCGCTCTGATCGCTCGCCTGGGTCTGCGTCGCTAA
- a CDS encoding DUF6388 family protein, whose product MTELTQEQRHELALEKYILDVPDLKEEIKDLSPDDQKDQIQWAFEDEAEAQGLQPWELTLKYTSTPEEFEAQRLVLHKEAAEVLGVEWDEYCEMNNLVV is encoded by the coding sequence ATGACCGAATTAACTCAAGAGCAACGTCACGAACTAGCGCTGGAAAAATACATTCTGGACGTCCCTGACCTGAAAGAAGAGATCAAGGACCTGAGTCCCGATGATCAGAAGGACCAGATCCAGTGGGCATTCGAAGACGAAGCCGAAGCCCAGGGGTTGCAGCCGTGGGAGCTGACACTGAAATACACCAGCACCCCTGAAGAATTCGAGGCACAGCGCCTCGTGCTGCACAAAGAGGCGGCCGAAGTGCTGGGTGTCGAGTGGGACGAGTACTGCGAGATGAACAATCTCGTCGTATAA